A portion of the Motacilla alba alba isolate MOTALB_02 chromosome 19, Motacilla_alba_V1.0_pri, whole genome shotgun sequence genome contains these proteins:
- the NCF1 gene encoding neutrophil cytosol factor 1: protein MGDAFIRHIELLGYEKRFFPSQHYVYMFLVKWNDLSEKVVYRRFTEIYEFHKALKEMFPIESGDINIEKRIIPHLPAPKWFDGQRSTENRQGTLAEYCYTLVNLPHKISRCLHVVNFFKVRHDDMNPVTDSQIKKPEVFLLPKDSKKSPTDITGPIVLQTYRAIADYEKSSTSEMALKAGDMVDVVEKSENGWWFCQLKNKRGWVPAAYLEPLDGPDESEEQEPNYAGEAYVVQKSYTAVEEDELTLKEGDTIEVIHKLLDGWWVIRKDETTGYYPSMYLQKAGEVNTSVKSELRNRGAPPRRSTIRNVRSIHKQGRKQISQETYRRNSKKYIQNQRKMRGNSQNKANVIIEKNEPEDNKPKAQPAVPPRPSKDLILNRCTESTWRKIL, encoded by the exons atgGGGGACGCCTTCATCCGGCACATCGAACTGCTGGGCTACGAGAAAAGGTTTTTCCCCAGCCAGCACTAT GTCTACATGTTCCTGGTGAAGTGGAATGACCTCTCTGAAAAGGTTGTCTACCGCCGCTTCACTGAGATATATGAGTTCCAC aaagcGCTGAAGGAGATGTTCCCCATTGAATCCGGGGACATCAACATTGAGAAACGGATCATCCCACACTTGCCAG ccccaaaatGGTTTGATGGGCAGCGCTCAACTGAGAACAGGCAGGGCACACTGGCTGAGTACTGCTACACACTGGTGAACCTACCCCACAAGATCTCCCGGTGTCTGCATGTGGTCAACTTCTTCAAGGTCCGTCACGATGACATGAACCCTGTCACAGACAGCCA GATCAAGAAGCCTGAGGTCTTCCTCCTGCCAAAGGATTCCAAGAAAAGCCCCACTG ACATCACGGGCCCCATTGTCCTGCAAACGTACCGAGCCATCGCTGACTATGAGAAGAGCTCCACATCTGAGATGGCTCTCAAGGCTGGGGACATGGTGGATGTCGTGGAGAAGAGCGAGAACG GCTGGTGGTTTTGTCAACTGAAGAATAAACGAGGCTGGGTACCTGCTGCGTATCTGGAGCCACTGGATGGTCCCGATGAGTCTGAAGAGCAGGAGCCTAATTATGCAG GTGAAGCGTACGTGGTCCAGAAAAGCTACACTGCTGTGGAAGAGGATGAGCTGACCCTCAAGGAGGGTGATACCATTGAAGTCATCCACAAGCTCCTTGATGGCTGGTGGGTCATCAG GAAGGACGAAACCACAGGTTATTACCCCTCCATGTACCTGCAGAAAGCCGGGGAGGTGAACACCTCTGTGAAGAGTGAACTGAGGAACCGGGGCGCTCCTCCACGGAG ATCCACCATCCGAAATGTGAGGAGCATCCACAAGCAGGGCCGGAAACAAATCAGCCAGGAGACCTACAGGAGGAACAGCAAGAAGTACATCCAGAACCAGCGGAAAATGCGGGGGAATTCCCAGAACAAGGCCAATGTCATCA TTGAGAAAAATGAGCCAGAGGACAACAAGCCCAAGGCTCAACCTGCTGTTCCTCCCCGTCCCAGCAAGGACCTTATCCTGAACCGCTGCACCGAGAGCACATGGAGGAAGATCCTGTGA